From Saccharibacillus brassicae:
CGTGCGTGTCGTGCAGCAGCGCTTCGTACTTCGGCAGCAGCTCGCCCAGCAGCAGCCCTTCGAGCGCTCCGAGCGCCGCTTTGCGAACGAGAGCGTCGGCGTCGTCCAGCGCGCGGCCGAAGTCCGACGCGTACGCTTCCCGGCCGGGCAGCCGCGCGGCATGGAACACCGCTTCGCGCCGCATGTCGCGATCGGCAAACCCGAAGAACGGTATAAGCAGATTCAGCGGATTGACCGGTCCCTGTTCCAAAATGCGGACGACCTGGCACAGCACGCGGGCATCGTCTTCTTCGGGCAGGCGGCTGGCCAGCACGATCGCAAGCTCCCCGCCGCCGGCTTCTCCGTACGCGTCGATCTGCCTGGCGGCGTTCAGCCGTTCTTCCGCAAGCGGACTGCCGATCGCCCGGATCAGCAGCGGCATCGCTTCGGCATAATTTTTCTGCGCGAGAATCTCCAGCGCCGCCAGGCGTACGGCCGCCGATTCGTCAAGACCCTGCTCAAGCAGGAAAGACACCGCATCCGGCTTCAGCTTCTTCAGCTTGTGCATGCCCTGGATCGCGCTTACTTTGACTCTTTCTTCCAGGCTCGACAAATACAGATCGACCAGCACCACTTCGTCCCCGGCCCGCTCCAGCGCGAACCAATCCGTATCGTAGCCGCCGATGATCTCGTCCAGCCAGCGTTCGTACCATTCGAGGAAATTCACTTCGTACGTAAAAAAAGGGATCTGATGATTCCGGTCCACGTATACGACGCGCCCCCGGCACGGTCCCTGCAGAACCAGCATCATCTCGAACGTCCAGCCCATTTCCCCAATCGCAAGCAGACCGCCGTACAACTCGCTTTCCCGGCTTTTTTTCCCGGCTTCGTCCAGCGAAGGATCGTCCAGAAAAGCGGTGATCTCTTGCCAGCGTTCCGGGGCCATCCCCGGTTCCAGCACGCATTCGCCGCCCGGGTCCCCGAACGAACCGCTCAGGTGCAGAGGCGAAATTCCGTAGTAAGGCCCCGCCCCGCCGTTGCCGACCGTCTGCAGAAACTGCGCGAATTCCGCCGGCAGCGCCGCCTTGATAGAAGCTTCGAACCCGGCGATCTCTTCCGCGGTGATCGGTTCGTTCATCCGGTACCCGTGCCGATTGGCCCCAAACTCCTTGAATCCCGAATCTTTGCGCGCTGCCATTTTGAGCTTCCAAATAATGCGTTCCAATTGAACCTGCTTGTCCACTGCTGTTCCCTCCCCAAGATCTAACCAGGCTGTCGCGTCCCCCGCTGCCGTGTGCTTTGCGTATGCCGTCTTCTATGTAATCCCGAACGAATCGCGGTCCCGCTTGCCCCCGCGCTTCTCGTCCCCGATCTCGCTTGTATGTTATAATCTCCAGTTGTGAAGAGCGGAACGGTTTTCCGCTAGTGCTGTGATTGATTGTAACTCGTTGGATTGATTTGTGCAAAATTCCAAATTACCTATTTTTCTTGATTCCCTCAATCTATCCTAAAAATCCTGTTATGAAAAGAAATTCCAAAAACCTAGCGGGAGGCTCGATCATGGAGCAGACAGTCGAACTTTTTTTGCGGCAGGTGTGGGCGGGGCTCGAAGATATCTACGGCAGGGAGAAACGCCGAATCGACAAGATCTCCGCTTGGAGTCCGCTGCAGGCCGGCATTTTTAATTATGTGAAAATCACCCGCTCGCTGCCGGAACGCGGCCTCTCGCCCCGGCAGCTTGCGATCGACGTGTACGAGCCGCTGCCGTGGAGCGATAGCGCCTACAGATTCGAGCTCGACTTTGATCCGGAACAGAATCCGGAAGCGTGGACCGACGACAAGCTGCGAGGTGAGTTCTGGCCCGCCCTGCAGCAAAAAATCGTCGAACTGCGCAAGTCCGGGCAAATGGGAGCGCGCTTTTTCGATTATCGGCTGGATCTGGAGCTGGAATTCCACCGCGCCGATCGCAAGCAGCCGCTGAAGCTGTCTGCCGCGCTTATCGACGCGGACAAACGGGAACAGCTGCGCCAGACGCTGGACGCTTTTATCGCACGCAAAGTGCTTGCGCCCGGTCCGGCCCGGCCCAAACAAGAAGACCTGTTCTTTTTCGCGGAGCTGCTTTTCAATCCCAATTTTCTGCCGGCAGGACGAGATGCGCCGGACGCCGGCGCGATCGAACCGCTGCTATCGGCAGTCGCCGGCAAATTGCGCGATCAGCCCCAGCGGCTTGCGCAGTGGCGCGGCGAATACAAGCGGGCGCTGCGGAACTGGGCGGAACGGCTGTTTCTTCCGCATTATTTCGAGCCCGCGGGCGACTATTCGCTCTCGTTCACGCCGAAGCCGGAGACGGAGCGGCCGCAGGCCGACGCGGACAGCCTCGACTTTTTCGTCTATGCCGCGCTCAAGATCGGGGAGTCCGAACCGGATCTCCGCCTGCAATATTTGGGCTATGCCGATCTGCTCGGTTCGGATACGGCCCGGCGTTATCTGACTGCCGGCAGCGGGATCGTGGACAGCCGGCGCCGCGGCAGCCTGTTTGTCGGTCAAGCGAACGACGTGCTCCAGTCGATCGAGCTGAAGCTGCTGGCGGAAGAAGAACCGGCTTACCGCGAAGCGCTGGACGATCTCTGCGCCCTGCTGGAGCAAGGATTTCCGAACACCTACGCCCTGAAGCTCAAAAGCGGCGAAAAGCGCTGGCTGCCGCTCAAAACGTTGGCCAAATCGCCGCTGCACCGCTTTTTCGCCAATGCGCTGCATTACCCGGCCCTGTTCCCGGCGATCGCCCGGTACGCGGAGCTGGCGATGGAAGAGTACGCCTGGTACAACGACGTCGAACCCGGCGAAAAGTCGGTCATGCCCGGCACGTACGCCGTGTTCGGGCTGGGGCTGCGCAGCGAAGCGTATTTCCCGCTGCTGCTGCGGTATATGGCGCTCGTCGATACGGAGCACCAGTCGGCGCAGGACGAATATGCGGCCGCGTTCGTCGCGGCCCACGGGCTGAGCGGGCGCACGCTGCCGGTTCTGGTCGCGATTCTGCTGGCGAGCGGCCAGTCGGCCAAACCGATAAAGCCGTGCCCGATCGACACACCGGAACTTGCGCGGCTGCTGCTGACCTCGCTTGAGATGCTGCCGGAACACGAACGGGACACGGTGCGGTACCGGCTGTTCGGCGACGCCGACAAGCTGGCGCGCACAGCCAAAAAAGCGGAGCCGGAACTGCGGGCCGCGCTGGAGCAGATCCGGGCGGCTGCGCCGTAAAGCGGGAGATCCGAAGCGTGTGAACACGCAAAAAAGGCTGACCTGCCGCATCGGACGATGCGGGGTCAGCCTTTTTCGGCAGGACGGGTTGTGATTGTAGGGCTAATGATACGGCTAGTTCTGCGGGCACTTCCGCTTTGACTTCTTTACTTCAATTTACTTCACTTTACTTCAATTTACTTCACTTTACTTCTTCCGACCCGGCTTTTTCTTTGCCCATGAACGCGACGGCCAGGGCGGCCAGCGCGATCGGAACCAGTGCGTACAGGAACATGGCCGTAATCGAATCCGACATCGCGTTTACGATTTTGTCGAGGATCTCCGGCGGAATCTGCGAACGTACGTCGGACTGGAACACCTGGCGCAGATCGCCGCCGAATCCGGCCGCCGCTCCGCCTTCCTGCCCGGCGAACGCTTCCGCCAGCCGGTTCGCCAGCACGCTGCTCTGGATCGCGCCGAATACCGTAATGCCCATCGTCATGCCGAACGAGCGCAGGAACGAGTTGGTCGAGTTGGCCGTTCCGCGGTACCTCGGCTCCAGATTGTGCATCGAAGCGGTCGGCAGCATCGAGAACGAGAATCCGACGCCGAAGCCCGCGAGCACCATGTAGACCGTCAGCAGGACGCGCGACGTGTCCGGCGACATGAACGCCAGCAGCGCCATGCCAGCGAAGAACGAGATAACGGACACCGTCATCAGGCGGCGGAACGAAATCTTCGTCTGGAAAATACCGCCGATCGCGCTGCCCGCCACCGAACCGAGCATCATCGGCGTCAGGATCAATCCGGCGTTCGTCGCGGAACCGCCGTATACCGCCTGGACGAACAGCGGAATATAGACCGTCAAGATGATAAAAGTCGCGCCG
This genomic window contains:
- a CDS encoding DUF6138 family protein, whose amino-acid sequence is MEQTVELFLRQVWAGLEDIYGREKRRIDKISAWSPLQAGIFNYVKITRSLPERGLSPRQLAIDVYEPLPWSDSAYRFELDFDPEQNPEAWTDDKLRGEFWPALQQKIVELRKSGQMGARFFDYRLDLELEFHRADRKQPLKLSAALIDADKREQLRQTLDAFIARKVLAPGPARPKQEDLFFFAELLFNPNFLPAGRDAPDAGAIEPLLSAVAGKLRDQPQRLAQWRGEYKRALRNWAERLFLPHYFEPAGDYSLSFTPKPETERPQADADSLDFFVYAALKIGESEPDLRLQYLGYADLLGSDTARRYLTAGSGIVDSRRRGSLFVGQANDVLQSIELKLLAEEEPAYREALDDLCALLEQGFPNTYALKLKSGEKRWLPLKTLAKSPLHRFFANALHYPALFPAIARYAELAMEEYAWYNDVEPGEKSVMPGTYAVFGLGLRSEAYFPLLLRYMALVDTEHQSAQDEYAAAFVAAHGLSGRTLPVLVAILLASGQSAKPIKPCPIDTPELARLLLTSLEMLPEHERDTVRYRLFGDADKLARTAKKAEPELRAALEQIRAAAP